TGGGCGATAGTTACTGTCGCTCCAGCAAGGAGTAATTCTAAACTCATAGGGCGTCCGACAATATTAGACGCACCAATAATCAGAGCATGTTTCCTTTTCACTTCAATTTGGTAATGTTGTAAGAGGTGCATTATGCCAAGAGGCGTACATGGGCGTAATAATGGGTTACGCTGCGCCAGTCGGCCCAAATTATAAGGATGAAAGCCATCAACATCTTTTTCTGGTTTGATATGTTCAATAATCAAACGTTCATTTATATGCTTGGGTAAAGGCAGCTGGATGAGGATCCCATCAATTTGATCAGAGCCGTTTAATTCATCAATTAGTTTGATAAGTTCTTTCTGGGTTGTTTTTTCTGGCAGATCGTAGGAATGGGAAATTATACCTACTTCCAAACATGCTTTACGCTTATTGGCAACGTAGACAGTAGAAGCAGGATCGTTGCCAATGAGAACTACAGCAAGACCGGGGGCGCGATGATATCTTTGTACATAATCGTGCACATGGTGTTTTAGTTCCTCTCGACGAAGAGAGGCGACAACCTTTCCTTCAATCAATGATGCTGACATAGTTACCCATAAGAAAAGCAAGGTAATAAATTATGAATTAGAGGTAGGGGTAATGCAATAGATTAATGATGTCTGAAGTAATTATCCAGAATTTTAAAGATACTTACCCCGTTTTTAATTTAATATTTTAGGTTCTAGTTCAAACCTTTGTCCTTAACGTGTTGTAGAGCCAAGCAATTAGAAAGCTACTAATAAAAGTACTAATAAATACTCCGACTGCACCAAGAACGCATTGAAGTAAGGAAAGATCATAGGTCATGTATACTGTTCCCATTACCCCAGTAAAGGGTTTGCCTTTATTAAAAATTAAAATCATCAATCCCATGAAGAATGTAGAGATTCCCGATAGAGCGCCAAGAGATACTCCTAAAGCAATTGGATCTATTTTGCCGAATTTCATATAGTTACCTATTATTTTCCAAATAATTCGTACCATTATTCATTATTATGATTGTTATGTGAAGCATCTTACTTTATGCAAGAAGGATTAAAAATTGAGTATATTTTGTTCAGGAAACCCATGATTAAATTACTAAAAGTTTTGCTACAGAGCATGATTGACTCATAAGCTTGCTATCTCTATACTGAAATCCCTTTGATTTTAAGGTAAATATCGTGGAAGAACTTAGTGAATTACTTAGACCATCTTGGGGTGCAGAAAAATGGATTTTAGAAGGATGGAACAAGATTACCGCAGATGAGAAACAACTCATTAAAAATAGAATAGATGAGTTATTTTGCGATGGTTTACCTTTTGAACTTCAATCTGACAAGCTATTTTATATTTACACGTTTTCACTTTTAGCACAGCTCGAAGTATTGGCAGTTCAAATTCCCCTGAAATTTGAATCAAAAATGTCAACCGTTGAATACAGAGAGCGTATGCGTCAACAATTGCTTGACGAAATATTTCATGGCTTAGTATTCACTAAAATCGTTTACATGCTTTGTGCTCCATATGCTTCGCCACCTCCTTACAGCCCACATATTGAAATCATTTGCAACTTTATTCGAGCAGAAAGTTGCCCTAAAGTAGCAATTATGTTGCTTAACCTCATTGGTGAAGGATGGATTGAGGAAATTTTTGAAAGTTTACACCGCTATGGTGTTGCACCAAAAGTGTTCACCACAATTCTCGAAGATGAGCATCGTCATGTGTGTGAAGCAGATTTATATCGTGATATTGGCATGCCAGATGTTGAGCAAATAAAACCGAAAATTGCTTATCTGGAAGAACAATTAATCACCAATATTTTTATGCAATATAAATATATGTCTTCTGTTTGTGCTTTGTTGGGTGTTGATGGAGTGATGCATTTTAAAGAATCATTGAATAATAAACATACGCAGCAGCTAAATAAAGTCAATCTTGAACCCAGTGAAAATTGGAAAAATTTCATGGAATTTGCAGATGAACTTTTGCCCAGAGTTCGAAATTATACTGAGTCAAATCGCGAAGTTGAGATGACTCCAATTCGCAAAGCACTCATGACGCAGTGGGATAATCCTAGCGATCCAACTATGACTGGGCAGTTTAGTATCGATGTCTCATGTCTTGATTTTTTTAATAAAAAATTTGCCTCAGAGACATTAACTACTTTAATGTTGCAGGCAGTTAGTTCCTGGATGACTTTATCGGATTCTTTTAGAAATTATTTGAGTTTTAGAAAAATTTTTCAAACGAAAGAAGCTTATGTCGGTCTTGTTGTCTTGCTACCGGGATGTGGGGATCATTTAGGTACAATTGTTTTCGAAAACTGTCATAATCTTAGCTTTTATGAGTTATCTGCAAAAATTCGCGCCATAGTCGGCATGATGGTTTATTGCTATAAAAAACGTGAACAATTAGAAAAAACAAATCCACGTGTACAGCAACTTATGAAAGATATGGTTTATGAATATGCATATAACACTTATCCCTATCCTCTAGCAGGAACACCGTATATTTCGTTAAGTAATATTGGTGTTTTTGGCTACACCCAATCTATGGCACCACTTCGTAAAACTGAGTCCATGCGCTTTACTATAATGGAAGTTGATCGAAGACCTGTTTGGCAACATGACACTGAGTCATTTGTACCTAAGGATATGTTGCCTGTATCAATCAGCGCTGATCATCGTATTTTTGATGGTAATTCGACCGTACCTAAAATGGTTGAAGAAAGGTTCCAGGCTATGTTTGCTAAAATGTGCAAGGAAAAGCCTAAATCAAAACAACCATCGCATCAGCATGAACAATTAGAGTTACTTATAGATCAATTGATTGAAACTAATGTTGAAATGGGATACAAGACTTTAATGCTACTTCAAACCTGTTGGTTTGATTTTATTTCCATTGAAGACTGTTATACTGCATCCCATTATCATGGGATACAAGATTACACTCAGGAACCCACCCTTATCTAATGTAATCGAGTAAAAAGTTATATACCCAAGCAGCAATATAACTACTAACAAAAGTGTTCATAAGTACTATGCCCGCACCTAGACCCGCATTAGCCACGGAAGGAGTATATGAAAGATATATACTTCCAACCATGGCTACAAAGGGTTTACCTGTATAAAAAACAAAAGCCGCCAAACCCATAAAAAATGAAGCAAGTGCTGATAGAATACTAATAGAAATACTTAAAGCAAGTGGGTTTATTTTGCTGAATTCCATGATTTTTATCCTATTTTTAATAATAATTCATGCTATTATTAATTATTCCTTTTGAGATGGGAAGCTCAATTTTATTAGAAATTTTATAGAGATAGCCATGGACTCTTGTCTGCATTACAAGTAGAGTTATCAAATTAATAATGCATTTTAATAGAACTTTGCTTCGTGAGCCAAGTAGAATATATTAAAATGGAAAAATTCTATGTAAGATGCTCATAAGAACGCTAATTACTTGAATGGATTAGTAAAGAATGTTAATTTTTTTTAAACTAATTACCTGTCTTCAACCCCAAAGGGCATGGAGCTCTGATTGAAAAAAACGGTTTTATTCTCATCTCTATTTTCCCTTACTTTGCCAATAAGTGCGTACACTTTAGGTTTGGGTGAAATGAAAGTAGAATCAGCTTTAGACCAGCCTTTTCTGGCTGAGATTGAATTACTTGATGTACACGATGTTTCTTTGTCAGGTATCAAAGTAGGACTTGCGGATC
The DNA window shown above is from Legionella sp. PC997 and carries:
- a CDS encoding 2-oxo acid dehydrogenase subunit E2 — its product is MEELSELLRPSWGAEKWILEGWNKITADEKQLIKNRIDELFCDGLPFELQSDKLFYIYTFSLLAQLEVLAVQIPLKFESKMSTVEYRERMRQQLLDEIFHGLVFTKIVYMLCAPYASPPPYSPHIEIICNFIRAESCPKVAIMLLNLIGEGWIEEIFESLHRYGVAPKVFTTILEDEHRHVCEADLYRDIGMPDVEQIKPKIAYLEEQLITNIFMQYKYMSSVCALLGVDGVMHFKESLNNKHTQQLNKVNLEPSENWKNFMEFADELLPRVRNYTESNREVEMTPIRKALMTQWDNPSDPTMTGQFSIDVSCLDFFNKKFASETLTTLMLQAVSSWMTLSDSFRNYLSFRKIFQTKEAYVGLVVLLPGCGDHLGTIVFENCHNLSFYELSAKIRAIVGMMVYCYKKREQLEKTNPRVQQLMKDMVYEYAYNTYPYPLAGTPYISLSNIGVFGYTQSMAPLRKTESMRFTIMEVDRRPVWQHDTESFVPKDMLPVSISADHRIFDGNSTVPKMVEERFQAMFAKMCKEKPKSKQPSHQHEQLELLIDQLIETNVEMGYKTLMLLQTCWFDFISIEDCYTASHYHGIQDYTQEPTLI
- the folD gene encoding bifunctional methylenetetrahydrofolate dehydrogenase/methenyltetrahydrofolate cyclohydrolase FolD; its protein translation is MSASLIEGKVVASLRREELKHHVHDYVQRYHRAPGLAVVLIGNDPASTVYVANKRKACLEVGIISHSYDLPEKTTQKELIKLIDELNGSDQIDGILIQLPLPKHINERLIIEHIKPEKDVDGFHPYNLGRLAQRNPLLRPCTPLGIMHLLQHYQIEVKRKHALIIGASNIVGRPMSLELLLAGATVTIAHKFTQDLEKFVRIADIVIIATGKMDVIDCEWLSKNQIIIDVGIHRLADGSIRGDIDFKNAVNKVSWITPVPGGVGPMTIVTLLENTLKAATLMHQ